One window of the Chryseotalea sp. WA131a genome contains the following:
- a CDS encoding SusD/RagB family nutrient-binding outer membrane lipoprotein, which yields MKKLTILLTFVMSISAFSCKDFEELEKDPNRPTSVDQSLVFNGVLNDLADFTWNDVMRWNQFYCSNYNYYANNEYNWASTTWNYTTLKNVVKMEQEAIKRGAEKVNPYSAIGKFLRAYFFVKMSTRVGDIPVDEALLGSENTKPKYNSQKEVYIRSLQLLEDSNSDLESLIKKGDNTLSGDIYTTNNSLRAWQKVVNTFKLRVLISLSNKETDADLAIKQKFSDVINNPSKYPVMTSNSDNMSYVYNAAFNKYGRNKDNYGFNALRENMSSTYMDPLIDLNDPRIFVVAEPTIEKVKAGATLSDFGSFAGARPDEDLADMSTKAQQGKYSFQNRKRYYDGYTAENTIQIGYPELCFNIAEAYNRGWVSGKLASDAEVSYKNGILASMDFYNIKTGSMTATYLKEGDALGTYQSYTVAVDLDTYYNQAKVKYAGNNAVGLNQILMQKYLAFFQNSGWEAFYNQRRTGVPTFYKDLAGNGNGSRIPKRWNYPTSEKQYNTANYNAALTSQFGGTSENINTDLWTNK from the coding sequence ATGAAAAAATTAACAATACTCCTTACGTTCGTCATGTCTATTTCCGCGTTTAGCTGCAAAGACTTTGAAGAGCTAGAAAAAGACCCTAATAGGCCAACTTCAGTAGATCAATCACTAGTTTTCAATGGTGTATTGAATGATTTGGCTGATTTTACTTGGAATGACGTAATGCGCTGGAATCAATTTTATTGCAGTAATTATAATTATTATGCTAACAATGAATACAATTGGGCCAGCACTACTTGGAATTATACTACGCTAAAGAATGTAGTGAAAATGGAGCAGGAAGCCATCAAAAGAGGCGCAGAAAAAGTGAACCCTTACAGTGCCATTGGCAAGTTTTTACGCGCGTATTTCTTTGTGAAAATGAGCACTAGGGTTGGTGATATTCCTGTTGATGAAGCTCTTCTTGGTTCCGAAAACACTAAGCCAAAATATAATAGCCAAAAAGAGGTTTATATCCGTTCACTCCAATTGTTGGAAGATTCTAATTCTGATCTTGAATCATTGATTAAAAAGGGTGATAACACGCTTTCAGGAGATATTTACACTACCAATAACAGCTTAAGAGCTTGGCAAAAAGTAGTTAATACATTTAAACTACGGGTGTTGATCAGTTTGAGTAATAAGGAAACAGATGCAGACCTTGCAATCAAACAAAAGTTTTCCGATGTGATAAACAATCCAAGCAAGTATCCAGTAATGACATCCAACTCAGATAACATGTCATATGTTTACAACGCAGCTTTTAATAAATATGGGCGTAACAAGGATAACTATGGATTCAACGCATTGCGCGAAAATATGTCTTCAACTTATATGGATCCTTTGATTGATTTAAATGATCCGAGAATCTTTGTAGTAGCAGAGCCTACTATTGAAAAGGTAAAAGCTGGTGCTACATTGAGCGATTTTGGTTCTTTTGCTGGAGCCAGGCCTGATGAAGATTTAGCAGATATGTCTACCAAAGCCCAACAAGGTAAATACTCGTTCCAAAACCGCAAACGGTACTATGATGGCTATACAGCCGAAAATACCATTCAAATAGGATATCCTGAGTTGTGTTTCAATATAGCGGAAGCATACAACAGAGGCTGGGTTTCTGGTAAGTTGGCTAGTGATGCAGAAGTTTCTTATAAGAATGGCATTCTTGCTTCCATGGATTTCTATAATATTAAAACGGGTTCTATGACGGCAACTTATTTGAAGGAGGGGGACGCTTTAGGGACTTACCAATCTTATACTGTTGCAGTTGATTTAGATACTTACTATAATCAAGCCAAAGTGAAATATGCTGGTAACAATGCAGTAGGATTAAATCAGATACTTATGCAAAAATATCTGGCATTTTTCCAGAATTCTGGATGGGAGGCATTCTATAACCAACGTAGAACTGGAGTTCCAACATTCTATAAGGATTTAGCGGGTAATGGAAATGGCTCTCGTATTCCTAAGAGGTGGAATTATCCAACATCTGAAAAGCAATATAATACCGCAAACTACAACGCTGCTTTGACTTCTCAGTTTGGAGGCACTTCCGAAAACATCAATACTGATCTTTGGACCAATAAGTAA
- a CDS encoding metallophosphoesterase family protein, translated as MNKSIVILLLLSVAIRSNAQSSDIIRGPYLNSVTSTSAVIKWRTQQPTTSKVTLSIDLQKHSNHTKVSDSNLMTDHEIKISGLLPATKYYYSVGDTGAIAKMYPEQFVITAPTVGSISPLRIWALGDFGDGSTNQLKCRDAIIKETYDHRPDAWIWLGDNAYNLGLDDEYQRHVFRVYQESFFKNTNLYPAPGNHDYGKAKRNPTDISYFKIFTMPTNGEAGGIPSGSESYYSVDYGNVHLISLDSQGELDGGFRIYDTLSQQITWLKKDLSANKLPWTIVYFHHPPYTKGSHDSDREAELVKIRENLLVILERYKVDMVLTGHSHVYERTHPLRGHYGEANSFDPKKHVVERTTSPNHYLVGKGGQGVIYIVSGSGGQVGGQAEGYPLRAATYYNTTVGGSLLLDFNDNRLEAKWICADGQVRDRFSITKEK; from the coding sequence ATGAATAAGTCAATTGTAATCCTTCTTTTGTTATCTGTGGCAATTAGGTCAAATGCCCAATCGTCTGACATCATCCGAGGTCCTTATTTGAACAGCGTAACGTCTACTTCCGCTGTCATTAAATGGAGAACGCAACAACCAACCACCAGTAAAGTTACTCTTTCAATTGACCTTCAGAAGCACTCCAACCACACGAAAGTATCAGATTCCAACTTGATGACCGATCATGAAATAAAAATATCGGGTCTTTTACCTGCCACCAAGTACTATTATTCGGTGGGCGATACGGGTGCCATTGCCAAGATGTATCCAGAGCAATTTGTGATTACCGCTCCCACTGTTGGATCTATTTCACCGCTTCGTATTTGGGCGTTGGGTGATTTTGGCGATGGTTCAACCAATCAACTAAAATGCCGCGATGCTATCATTAAAGAGACATATGATCATCGGCCGGATGCTTGGATTTGGCTTGGTGATAATGCGTATAACCTGGGTTTAGATGACGAGTATCAACGACATGTCTTTAGGGTGTATCAGGAAAGTTTTTTTAAGAATACAAATCTTTATCCAGCTCCCGGAAACCACGACTATGGTAAAGCCAAACGCAATCCGACCGATATCTCCTACTTTAAAATTTTTACAATGCCTACTAATGGCGAGGCAGGAGGGATACCCTCCGGATCTGAATCTTACTATTCCGTTGACTATGGAAACGTTCATTTAATTTCGCTTGACTCGCAAGGGGAGTTGGATGGCGGATTTCGAATTTATGATACCCTGAGCCAGCAAATTACATGGCTGAAGAAAGATTTGAGCGCTAATAAATTGCCTTGGACAATTGTGTACTTTCATCACCCGCCTTACACGAAAGGCTCGCACGATTCAGACCGAGAAGCTGAGCTAGTAAAGATTCGTGAAAATTTGCTCGTTATCCTGGAGCGTTATAAGGTAGATATGGTATTAACGGGTCATAGCCACGTGTATGAACGCACCCATCCACTTCGTGGTCATTATGGTGAAGCAAACTCCTTTGATCCGAAGAAGCATGTGGTGGAAAGAACGACTTCACCGAACCACTACCTTGTTGGTAAGGGAGGGCAGGGCGTCATCTATATTGTTAGTGGTTCAGGTGGGCAAGTGGGTGGTCAAGCCGAAGGTTATCCGTTACGGGCTGCCACTTATTACAACACAACCGTTGGTGGTTCCTTGCTGCTAGATTTCAACGACAACCGATTGGAGGCAAAATGGATTTGTGCTGACGGACAAGTAAGAGATCGTTTCTCGATCACGAAGGAAAAATAA
- a CDS encoding bifunctional YncE family protein/alkaline phosphatase family protein: MKYVILSLYVCLLVSCSTKNKQDTEKIWMASAPAGDRYAKIDRNGETVLPNGRILTPIGKQITIAPHPFGLTLSPDGKTIITANSGVGPFSISIISDYNSASPIIKQIPETLTPEKGLLEATFMGLAISPDNEKVFVAGGQQNRIYVFDLKTNKKLTEINCNKSFDGTDYSDGYIGDMVLSNDGSKLYAVDQIGFRMMVIDTKSNQVIHNVKTGRYPFGVSLSPDNKTVYVANVGMFEYSYIKSLDKKKLSETAAKYPTSSYGSKEMKEGVKNDSIEFAGLGDPNAPESFSVWGIDVNKEKPTVISKVKTGVLVGEEIDGISAVGGSSPNSMVATDQFVYVSNGSNDNLSVIDAQQNKVVESIELKLDMRLKNLKGIIPFGLAISPDQKRLYVAEAGINAVGVIDLETKKVLGHIPTGWFPSKLKVTPDGKQLIVSNAKGYGSGPNGGKDFKPPFDHPYASYIGALMFGSVSIIDIPADEEFAALTEKVIANNFNFKEVVSSKSESPIPTFPMSKESPIKYIVFISKENRTYDEIFGQLKSGEGDSTLAHYAADVSFTNNKKTMKVEKATVMPNHLALAEQFTISDNFYVDSDVSADGHVWLTNTYPTQWMETHHPASYGGKRGQKEESKAPGKFGMTGAAGAIFPESYNQAGSMWENFERHGIEFYNFGFGVEFDAGGFSDSTFKYGGVRYLVNYPLPGPLYNRTSRQFPTFNMAIPDQFRADIFIKEITEKYINTKKGLPSVLTLQLLNDHGAGERANAGFPFNESYMADNDLALGRVVEFLSHTEYWKNMMIVVTEDDAQGGRDHIDAHRSILMVMSPYAKKNFNSHQHYSFGSIFKTFWNVLGASYLNQYDFGVNDLGDCFTDKPDFTPYNALRVDPRIFDPTKAMSPLDEKFDWKAFRDSPELDDPEEIKKEIKKKDDGRTKVNH; encoded by the coding sequence ATGAAATACGTCATTTTGTCGCTTTATGTTTGTTTGTTGGTTTCTTGTTCCACCAAAAATAAACAGGATACGGAAAAGATTTGGATGGCTTCTGCCCCAGCAGGCGATCGATATGCAAAAATTGATCGCAATGGCGAAACGGTTTTGCCCAATGGTCGCATTCTTACACCAATCGGAAAGCAAATCACAATTGCGCCACATCCATTTGGTTTAACCTTAAGCCCTGATGGAAAAACAATCATCACTGCCAACTCGGGCGTAGGGCCGTTTTCAATTTCAATCATCAGCGATTACAACTCAGCTTCACCCATTATAAAACAAATACCAGAAACATTAACACCTGAGAAAGGACTTTTGGAAGCAACCTTTATGGGTTTGGCCATCTCGCCTGACAATGAAAAAGTATTCGTGGCGGGAGGACAGCAGAATAGGATTTATGTTTTCGATTTGAAGACCAATAAAAAATTGACAGAGATCAATTGCAACAAATCATTTGACGGAACAGACTACAGCGATGGCTACATTGGCGATATGGTGTTGAGCAATGATGGATCAAAACTTTATGCTGTTGATCAAATTGGTTTTCGCATGATGGTGATAGATACAAAGAGTAATCAAGTAATTCACAATGTAAAGACAGGCCGTTATCCTTTTGGCGTTTCACTTTCGCCAGATAACAAAACCGTTTATGTGGCCAACGTGGGCATGTTTGAATATTCTTATATCAAAAGTCTTGATAAGAAGAAACTGAGCGAAACAGCAGCGAAGTACCCAACTTCTTCCTATGGATCCAAAGAAATGAAAGAGGGGGTGAAAAATGACTCCATTGAATTTGCTGGCTTGGGCGACCCTAACGCACCGGAATCTTTTTCGGTGTGGGGTATTGATGTGAACAAAGAAAAGCCAACAGTAATTTCGAAAGTAAAAACAGGTGTGTTAGTAGGAGAGGAGATTGATGGAATTTCGGCTGTGGGCGGATCGAGCCCCAACTCAATGGTTGCTACCGATCAATTTGTATACGTCAGCAATGGAAGCAACGACAACCTATCCGTGATTGATGCGCAACAAAATAAAGTAGTAGAGAGCATCGAATTGAAATTAGACATGCGACTAAAAAATTTAAAAGGCATCATTCCTTTCGGCTTGGCTATTTCGCCAGATCAAAAAAGATTGTATGTGGCGGAAGCGGGCATAAATGCAGTGGGCGTGATCGACTTAGAAACCAAAAAAGTTTTGGGGCACATCCCTACGGGCTGGTTTCCTTCTAAGTTGAAAGTAACACCCGATGGAAAGCAATTAATTGTTTCGAATGCCAAAGGATACGGAAGTGGTCCGAATGGGGGCAAGGATTTCAAGCCTCCATTTGATCATCCATATGCAAGCTACATTGGCGCATTGATGTTTGGTTCGGTTTCCATCATCGATATTCCTGCTGATGAAGAGTTTGCGGCATTGACGGAAAAAGTAATCGCTAACAATTTTAATTTTAAGGAAGTTGTTTCTTCTAAAAGTGAAAGTCCGATTCCTACTTTTCCGATGTCAAAGGAATCACCTATCAAGTACATTGTTTTTATCTCTAAAGAAAACCGAACGTACGATGAAATTTTTGGTCAATTGAAGAGTGGTGAGGGCGATTCCACTTTAGCGCACTATGCAGCAGATGTTTCGTTTACCAACAACAAGAAAACGATGAAAGTGGAGAAGGCAACAGTGATGCCTAACCACTTGGCATTGGCCGAGCAGTTTACTATCAGCGACAATTTTTATGTGGATTCTGATGTTTCGGCCGATGGGCATGTGTGGCTTACCAATACCTATCCCACTCAATGGATGGAGACACATCATCCAGCATCATACGGTGGCAAACGTGGGCAGAAAGAAGAATCAAAAGCACCGGGCAAATTTGGTATGACAGGCGCAGCTGGAGCGATTTTCCCGGAGAGTTACAACCAAGCCGGTAGTATGTGGGAGAATTTTGAACGACATGGAATCGAATTTTATAATTTTGGTTTTGGGGTCGAGTTTGATGCGGGCGGGTTTTCTGATTCAACATTTAAATACGGTGGCGTCCGTTACTTAGTCAATTATCCATTGCCCGGCCCGTTGTATAATCGTACGTCTCGGCAGTTTCCGACTTTTAACATGGCCATACCCGATCAGTTTCGTGCGGATATTTTCATCAAAGAGATCACTGAAAAATATATCAATACCAAGAAGGGATTGCCATCGGTGCTAACACTCCAATTGCTGAACGACCACGGGGCAGGTGAGCGTGCGAATGCAGGATTTCCGTTTAACGAAAGTTATATGGCCGATAATGACTTGGCGCTAGGTAGAGTAGTTGAATTTTTGAGCCATACTGAATATTGGAAAAACATGATGATTGTGGTGACCGAAGACGATGCGCAAGGTGGCCGCGATCATATTGATGCACACCGTAGTATTTTGATGGTGATGTCTCCCTACGCAAAAAAGAATTTCAACAGTCACCAACATTATAGTTTTGGTAGTATTTTTAAAACATTTTGGAATGTGCTAGGCGCTTCGTATCTAAACCAATATGATTTTGGTGTGAACGATTTGGGCGATTGTTTTACCGACAAGCCTGACTTCACTCCGTACAATGCGCTCCGTGTTGATCCAAGAATTTTCGATCCAACCAAAGCCATGTCTCCATTAGATGAAAAATTTGATTGGAAAGCCTTTCGCGATTCACCTGAGTTAGATGACCCGGAGGAAATAAAGAAAGAAATCAAGAAGAAAGATGATGGAAGGACAAAGGTGAACCACTAA
- a CDS encoding SusC/RagA family TonB-linked outer membrane protein, producing the protein MQKLGALLFVFMAFSSAMAQYTVSGKVTSGEDQSPLPGVNILVKGTTNGTITDADGAFSINANSANDVLVFSFVGFLTQEVAINNQTGLNVVLATDAKQLSEVVVTALGIEKDVAKLGYSQQKVQGSELTKAREPNPINSLAGKIAGLQIGASAELLRKPNILLRGNADILYVVDGIPVISDTWNISSDDIDTYTILKGPNASALYGFQGRNGAILLTTKKGSRDKRGFSASFNSSSMVESGFLAIPKVQDSYGPGDHGIYEFVDGKGSGKNDNDYDIWGPPLDGRLLPQYDSPIDPVTGKRIPTPFTNRGKDNLKRFLQDGILLTNNISVGSSTEKSDIRFSISHTNQRGLVPNTKLDIFNFNSSIGYKFTDKLKFESNINYNYQTTPNFPDVNYGPNSMIYNIIIWGAADWNIDDMRNYWQKGREGTQQIYAEYQRYNNPYFSTYEWLRGHYNSNVYGFASLNYKITDYLDVTMRSNVTTYGIFRPERMPTSATSYSREETRGDYREDRRGLFQNITDILVKFDKKITPDFSIQAIAGGSLRTLSYNSSYTTTDYLNVPASSLNPAGFSFSNSRNPIRASSFNSEMQVGSVYYSADFSFKNFVTLSTTGRVDKLSTLPSGENTFFYPSVSASTVISDYIKIPEPISFLKVRGSYASVGDALTLSTIGATPGASYFLNYGQQYNSSYDGPSYGNAGVYTTSLRYNNTPAASYTNTLPKSNLQPSYNSSYEVGLDAKFIQNRVGLDITYYQSDLGPQIFDLTQSESTGYTAAKQNGIRTQRKGWEVSISGSPIKNSDGFNWDVLVNWSSYRETLKEIYGPDASITQWPTSYFVSGSSSNRYIKVGDRVDGFYASAFARDPNGNIIHDNTGKATRTSNARFLGFVDPDYVFGINNKFSYKGITFSFQFDGRVGGVIENQIQRQAYRGGRHIGTVEGAYGAARANDVIGVKSYVGEGVVLTGGKINYDVDGAITNYNELTFAPNTTKQFAQDYISYYYNTLEGNMMSRSFVKLREVTLGYSLPTSWFGNKVKNFNVSLVARNLLYFAESKDMDIDQFATRQGSADLQTPTTRRYGVNINVTF; encoded by the coding sequence ATGCAAAAATTAGGCGCATTACTTTTTGTCTTTATGGCGTTTTCTTCGGCCATGGCACAGTACACGGTATCCGGCAAGGTGACTTCCGGAGAAGATCAAAGCCCGCTGCCGGGTGTAAACATTTTGGTGAAAGGAACCACCAACGGAACGATTACAGATGCAGATGGTGCATTTAGCATCAATGCAAATTCTGCCAATGACGTGTTGGTATTTTCATTTGTTGGATTCTTAACGCAGGAAGTGGCCATCAATAACCAGACAGGTCTCAATGTAGTGTTAGCAACGGATGCGAAGCAATTGAGTGAGGTGGTAGTGACTGCTTTGGGTATTGAGAAGGATGTGGCTAAATTGGGTTATTCTCAACAAAAAGTTCAAGGTTCAGAGTTGACAAAAGCTAGAGAACCCAACCCCATCAATTCTTTGGCAGGTAAAATTGCTGGTTTACAAATTGGTGCTAGTGCAGAATTGTTGCGCAAGCCAAATATTCTACTTAGAGGTAACGCTGATATATTGTACGTAGTCGATGGCATTCCCGTAATTTCTGATACTTGGAATATTAGTTCGGACGACATTGATACCTACACTATATTAAAGGGACCTAATGCTTCTGCTCTTTATGGATTTCAGGGCAGAAATGGGGCTATACTTCTAACCACTAAGAAAGGTTCGAGAGATAAGAGAGGATTTTCTGCTAGCTTCAACTCCAGCTCTATGGTGGAAAGTGGCTTCTTAGCAATTCCTAAAGTACAGGATAGCTACGGCCCTGGCGACCACGGTATTTATGAATTCGTGGACGGCAAGGGTAGTGGAAAAAATGATAATGATTATGATATCTGGGGACCACCCTTGGATGGTAGGTTGTTGCCACAATACGACAGCCCGATCGATCCTGTAACTGGAAAAAGGATTCCTACTCCGTTTACAAACAGGGGTAAGGACAATTTAAAGAGATTTCTTCAAGATGGAATATTGTTGACTAACAATATCAGCGTAGGTTCATCAACCGAAAAGTCAGATATACGTTTTTCAATATCGCACACCAACCAACGAGGGCTTGTTCCTAATACAAAACTTGACATTTTTAACTTCAATTCATCTATTGGCTATAAGTTCACAGATAAGTTAAAATTTGAATCAAACATAAATTATAATTACCAAACTACCCCAAACTTCCCAGATGTGAATTATGGCCCAAATAGTATGATTTATAACATCATTATTTGGGGTGCCGCAGATTGGAACATTGATGATATGAGAAATTATTGGCAAAAAGGTAGGGAAGGCACGCAACAGATTTACGCAGAGTATCAGCGTTACAACAATCCATACTTTAGTACTTACGAGTGGTTGCGTGGGCATTATAACTCGAATGTGTATGGCTTTGCATCATTGAATTATAAGATTACAGACTACTTAGATGTGACAATGCGCTCAAATGTGACAACGTATGGTATATTTAGACCTGAACGAATGCCAACATCTGCAACATCTTACAGTCGTGAAGAAACTAGAGGTGATTATAGAGAAGATAGAAGAGGTCTTTTTCAAAACATTACAGATATTTTGGTAAAGTTTGATAAAAAGATAACACCTGATTTTAGTATTCAGGCCATTGCTGGTGGAAGCCTAAGAACGTTAAGCTACAATTCTAGTTACACCACAACAGACTATTTGAATGTGCCAGCGTCTTCATTAAACCCTGCTGGTTTCTCTTTTAGTAACTCAAGAAATCCTATCAGAGCTTCGAGCTTCAATTCAGAAATGCAGGTAGGTAGTGTTTATTACTCTGCTGATTTTTCGTTTAAGAATTTTGTTACCCTATCTACCACCGGTAGGGTTGATAAACTTTCAACTCTTCCGTCAGGAGAGAATACTTTCTTTTATCCTTCGGTTTCTGCAAGCACAGTTATTTCAGATTATATTAAAATACCAGAGCCAATATCGTTCTTGAAGGTAAGGGGATCTTATGCTTCGGTTGGTGACGCATTGACATTGTCAACAATTGGTGCCACGCCAGGAGCCAGCTATTTTTTAAATTATGGTCAACAATATAATTCTTCCTATGATGGCCCTAGCTATGGCAACGCTGGCGTGTACACAACTTCCTTACGCTATAACAATACTCCGGCAGCTTCATACACGAATACCCTTCCAAAGTCTAATTTACAGCCTTCCTATAATTCTTCCTATGAAGTTGGGTTGGACGCAAAATTTATTCAAAACAGAGTAGGTTTAGATATAACCTACTATCAATCTGATCTTGGACCTCAGATTTTCGATCTTACACAATCAGAGTCTACGGGTTATACTGCTGCCAAGCAAAACGGTATTCGGACACAGCGCAAAGGGTGGGAAGTATCTATATCTGGTTCTCCAATTAAAAACTCTGATGGTTTTAATTGGGATGTTCTTGTTAACTGGTCTTCTTACAGAGAAACGTTAAAAGAAATTTATGGACCTGATGCTTCGATAACACAATGGCCAACGAGTTATTTTGTATCGGGTAGCTCTAGTAATCGATATATAAAAGTAGGTGACAGAGTGGATGGCTTCTACGCCTCGGCTTTTGCAAGGGATCCGAATGGCAACATTATACATGACAATACAGGCAAGGCTACACGTACATCAAACGCCCGCTTTTTGGGCTTTGTTGACCCTGACTACGTATTTGGTATCAACAATAAGTTTTCGTATAAAGGAATTACATTCAGCTTTCAATTTGATGGCCGAGTAGGCGGTGTTATTGAGAACCAAATCCAACGTCAGGCATATCGTGGAGGACGCCATATAGGTACTGTGGAGGGAGCATACGGAGCGGCTAGAGCGAACGATGTAATTGGAGTAAAGTCGTACGTTGGTGAGGGCGTAGTATTGACAGGAGGTAAAATCAATTATGACGTTGACGGTGCCATTACAAATTACAATGAATTAACTTTTGCACCCAATACAACTAAACAGTTTGCGCAAGATTACATCAGCTATTACTACAATACACTCGAAGGAAACATGATGAGCCGCAGCTTTGTAAAATTGAGAGAAGTTACTCTTGGGTATAGCCTTCCAACAAGTTGGTTTGGAAATAAGGTGAAGAACTTTAACGTATCGCTTGTTGCTCGTAACTTATTGTATTTTGCGGAAAGCAAAGATATGGATATCGATCAGTTTGCTACCCGTCAAGGTTCCGCTGATTTGCAAACGCCTACCACTCGCAGATACGGTGTAAACATTAATGTTACTTTCTAA
- a CDS encoding alkaline phosphatase family protein has translation MVLTLLSVVISLASHAQKTKTENVILITLDGMRWQEVFSGAEQRLIKKKFAKDSAGIVNTYWATTLEARREKLMPFFWNTIAKQGQLYGNRNLGSKVNTANKMWFSYPGYNEILCGFADDEKINSNDANDNPNKNVLEFLNEQKDFKGRIAAYTSWETFPWIINTKRNGIPVNSGLTKSQNPNESEKLLDELMFQLPNNTGGTRVDALTFHYAFEYLKKNRPKVLFLSFDETDHWAHEGEYDKYLHAANYTDGFIKTLWEWLQSQPQYKNKTTIIITTDHGRGKVNDEDWKHHGAKMPFADEIWFAFLGPDTSALGEIKSEQQLYQNQVAKSLAAFLGVDYKNEKQVGGIVSTAFTK, from the coding sequence ATTGTTCTAACACTGCTTAGTGTTGTCATAAGTTTGGCCAGCCATGCGCAGAAGACAAAAACAGAAAACGTTATCCTGATTACCCTTGACGGCATGCGTTGGCAAGAAGTCTTTTCTGGCGCTGAGCAACGATTGATTAAAAAGAAGTTTGCCAAAGATTCTGCTGGTATTGTAAATACTTATTGGGCAACAACACTCGAAGCAAGGCGTGAAAAATTGATGCCCTTCTTTTGGAATACCATTGCCAAGCAAGGTCAATTGTACGGAAATAGAAATCTGGGAAGCAAAGTGAATACGGCTAACAAAATGTGGTTCTCCTATCCGGGCTACAATGAAATTCTTTGCGGTTTCGCAGACGATGAAAAAATCAACAGTAACGATGCCAATGACAACCCCAATAAAAATGTGCTGGAGTTTCTCAACGAACAGAAAGATTTTAAAGGGAGAATTGCAGCTTACACATCATGGGAAACATTTCCGTGGATCATCAATACCAAGCGCAACGGCATTCCGGTCAATTCTGGTTTAACCAAATCTCAAAACCCAAATGAATCTGAAAAGCTATTGGACGAACTCATGTTTCAACTTCCCAACAACACTGGCGGAACGCGGGTAGATGCGTTGACTTTCCATTATGCCTTTGAATACCTCAAGAAAAATAGACCTAAAGTACTTTTCCTTTCTTTTGATGAAACCGATCATTGGGCACATGAAGGTGAGTATGACAAATACCTGCATGCCGCAAACTACACCGATGGATTTATCAAAACCCTTTGGGAATGGCTTCAATCACAACCGCAGTACAAGAATAAAACTACGATAATCATCACCACCGATCATGGTCGTGGAAAAGTAAACGATGAGGACTGGAAACACCACGGAGCCAAGATGCCATTTGCCGATGAAATTTGGTTTGCATTTTTAGGGCCAGATACTTCGGCTTTGGGCGAGATCAAGTCGGAACAGCAGCTTTATCAAAACCAGGTAGCAAAAAGCCTCGCAGCCTTTTTGGGCGTTGACTATAAAAATGAAAAACAAGTTGGAGGCATTGTTTCAACAGCCTTCACAAAATAG
- a CDS encoding helix-turn-helix transcriptional regulator: MSKLAIMIQEEQITLIAKRIKKLRVEKGLTLQSLSERTNLTKGLISKIENSRTIPSLPVFLSLINALDVSPNTFFEDVSISASKNYFHMKRREYKHIKKENRPGFDYRFILAQTLPTCTMETVVLSIKPKAKSKPTVTDGYEFKYIISGDCDYFIQDEKIQLQEGDSIFFDASKPHYPLNTTKRKVVMLVIYFLTIK; this comes from the coding sequence ATGAGTAAACTAGCTATTATGATACAAGAAGAACAAATCACACTCATTGCAAAAAGGATCAAGAAGTTACGCGTAGAAAAAGGTCTTACGCTGCAATCTCTAAGTGAGCGAACAAACCTTACCAAAGGACTCATTTCAAAAATCGAGAACTCTCGAACGATTCCGTCCTTACCTGTTTTTCTGTCGTTGATAAATGCGTTGGATGTAAGCCCCAATACATTCTTTGAGGATGTCTCTATTTCCGCAAGTAAAAACTATTTCCACATGAAGCGGAGGGAATACAAACACATAAAAAAAGAAAATCGGCCTGGGTTTGATTATCGTTTTATTCTGGCTCAAACCCTTCCAACGTGCACGATGGAAACAGTGGTATTGTCCATTAAGCCAAAAGCCAAAAGCAAGCCAACGGTTACAGATGGTTACGAGTTTAAGTATATCATCTCAGGTGATTGTGATTACTTTATTCAAGATGAAAAAATACAATTACAAGAGGGTGACAGTATCTTCTTTGATGCTTCCAAACCGCACTATCCTCTCAATACAACTAAACGAAAAGTAGTTATGCTAGTGATCTATTTTTTAACCATCAAATAA